A region from the Lytechinus variegatus isolate NC3 chromosome 6, Lvar_3.0, whole genome shotgun sequence genome encodes:
- the LOC121417616 gene encoding uncharacterized protein LOC121417616 — protein MSTLATTSVIYGSMFSIGVPANGFLIWVYYKMSKKRRRAGKKGALKGFTSTDLLLLGLAVIDFIACATAPLYFGFFSIRDDWMCKFCFFMSRAACLAALFMTVALAVYRYHIVVCVNTSWSQNPCVIVVVSIMCLVLSTLMHSVILANGRFVDIVGCKPLGDIGSRGEMIYRVSVCVIFVACLVSVIALYCKIAWFLRKSRSRHIYPLESPGKELVPITNTSQIFSTVATSNNHKEPGIEPNITLFTRTLPKGRGEIATSENVERGGNSQQAGESQDRNLAASEGIPTVSGRIRDYPETMTSDVVPKIERRPVVNRLKAANRKDHGKATKMIIILTLIIYISWIPYILSLLFATQIGLFLRRINQPWVVGIMVFLIRLREVIHICNTFVYVAINNRFRKTAREIIAETTFAKCLR, from the coding sequence ATGTCCACCTTGGCAACAACGTCGGTCATCTACGGATCGATGTTTTCGATCGGCGTCCCGGCGAACGGCTTCTTGATATGGGTCTACTACAAGATGTCCAAGAAACGCAGAAGGGCAGGTAAAAAGGGCGCCCTCAAAGGGTTCACATCAACTGATCTCTTGCTTTTGGGGCTAGCTGTGATTGACTTCATAGCTTGTGCTACAGCACCTCTGTATTTTGGCTTCTTCAGTATACGAGATGACTGGATGTGCAAGTTCTGCTTTTTCATGAGCCGGGCGGCGTGCCTCGCGGCTCTCTTTATGACCGTAGCCTTAGCAGTGTATCGGTACCACATTGTAGTATGTGTAAACACGTCATGGTCTCAAAACCCCTGTGTCATTGTAGTCGTGTCGATCATGTGTCTTGTACTCTCAACCTTGATGCACTCTGTGATATTGGCCAATGGGAGGTTCGTTGACATTGTAGGATGCAAGCCTCTCGGAGATATCGGATCAAGGGGCGAGATGATTTACCGAGTTTCGGTGTGTGTCATTTTTGTTGCCTGCCTCGTGAGCGTCATTGCTCTGTATTGTAAAATAGCTTGGTTTCTGAGGAAGTCTCGTTCCCGGCACATCTATCCTCTGGAATCGCCAGGTAAGGAACTGGTTCCGATAACAAACACTTCCCAGATATTCTCCACTGTAGCAACTAGTAATAATCACAAAGAGCCAGGAATTGAACCGAACATTACGCTGTTCACCAGAACTCTACCCAAAGGACGAGGTGAAATTGCCACCAGCGAAAACGTCGAACGCGGGGGTAACAGCCAACAGGCGGGAGAATCTCAGGATCGGAATCTGGCTGCCTCTGAGGGTATCCCAACTGTTTCCGGAAGAATCCGTGACTATCCTGAAACGATGACGAGCGACGTAGTACCGAAGATCGAGCGGCGTCCGGTTGTAAACAGGTTAAAAGCGGCCAATCGAAAAGACCACGGCAAGGCAaccaaaatgataattatattaacCCTGATTATCTACATCTCTTGGATTCCATACATATTAAGCCTTCTTTTCGCAACACAGATCGGGTTGTTCCTAAGGAGAATCAATCAGCCTTGGGTCGTAGGAATAATGGTATTTCTCATCCGTCTTAGAGAGGTGATCCATATTTGCAACACGTTCGTCTATGTTGCGATAAACAACAGGTTTCGAAAAACAGCGAGGGAAATTATAGCCGAGACCACTTTTGCTAAGTGTCTGCGATAA